In the Pseudolabrys taiwanensis genome, one interval contains:
- a CDS encoding endonuclease domain-containing protein, giving the protein MPPSRARELRKSMTPQEVKLWLRLRELRAIGHHFRRQSPLKPYVVDFECRKSLLIVEVDGHQHGFDEHRQRDAVRDQALERRGYKVLRFSNAEVSHEIEGVMQAIYLALTNPHPAARMRARPPSPGGEG; this is encoded by the coding sequence ATGCCACCATCGCGTGCGCGCGAATTGCGAAAATCAATGACGCCGCAAGAGGTGAAGCTGTGGCTTCGCCTTCGTGAATTGCGCGCCATTGGCCATCATTTTCGGCGGCAGTCGCCGCTGAAGCCTTATGTCGTCGATTTCGAGTGCCGCAAGTCGCTTCTCATCGTGGAGGTCGACGGTCATCAGCACGGTTTCGACGAGCATCGACAACGCGATGCCGTTCGCGACCAGGCGTTGGAGCGGCGAGGATATAAGGTCTTGCGTTTCTCGAACGCGGAAGTGAGCCACGAGATCGAAGGCGTGATGCAAGCCATATATCTGGCATTGACGAATCCCCACCCGGCCGCGCGCATGCGCGCGCGTCCACCCTCCCCTGGCGGGGAGGGATAA
- the guaB gene encoding IMP dehydrogenase, which produces MARNNQSPREALTFDDVLIRPGLSEVMPADVDIRSQITRSISVNLPIIASAMDTVTETEMAIAMAQAGGIGVIHRNMEPEEQAAQVRQVKKFESGMVVNPLTIEPTAKLQEALDLMKANRISGIPVVENASSSKPGKLVGILTNRDVRFADDPEQRVAELMTKDKLITVREGVSQDEAKRLLHQHRIEKLLVVDDQYRCVGLITVKDIEKAVANPNACKDEQGRLRVAAATTVGDKGFFRTEALIAAGVDLVVVDTAHGHSQYVLDAVSRIKRLSNAVQVVAGNVATADGAKALIDAGADAIKVGIGPGSICTTRIVAGVGVPQLTAIMDCVEAAQKTGTPVVADGGIKYSGDLAKAISAGAHVAMIGSLLAGTDETPGEVFLYQGRSYKSYRGMGSVGAMSRGSADRYFQQDIKDSLKLVPEGVEGQVAYKGSASTVLHQLAGGLRAAMGYVGAKTIAAMHEKAEFVRITGAGLRESHVHDVTITRESPNYPGGV; this is translated from the coding sequence ATGGCCAGAAACAATCAGAGCCCGCGCGAAGCGCTTACTTTCGACGACGTGCTGATCAGGCCCGGCCTGTCGGAAGTGATGCCGGCGGACGTGGATATCCGCTCGCAGATCACCCGTTCGATCAGCGTCAATTTGCCGATCATCGCGTCGGCCATGGACACGGTGACCGAGACCGAGATGGCCATCGCCATGGCGCAGGCCGGCGGCATCGGCGTCATCCACCGCAACATGGAGCCGGAAGAGCAGGCGGCGCAGGTCCGGCAGGTCAAGAAATTCGAGAGCGGCATGGTGGTGAACCCGCTCACCATCGAGCCGACGGCGAAGCTGCAGGAAGCGCTCGACCTGATGAAGGCGAACCGCATCTCCGGCATTCCCGTCGTCGAGAACGCGTCGAGCAGCAAGCCCGGCAAACTGGTCGGCATTCTGACCAACCGCGACGTGCGCTTTGCCGACGATCCCGAGCAGCGCGTTGCCGAACTGATGACCAAGGACAAGCTCATCACCGTGCGCGAGGGCGTGAGCCAGGACGAGGCCAAGCGTCTCCTGCACCAGCACCGGATCGAGAAACTGCTGGTGGTCGACGATCAGTATCGCTGCGTCGGCCTCATCACCGTGAAGGACATCGAGAAGGCGGTCGCCAATCCGAACGCCTGCAAGGACGAGCAGGGCCGTCTGCGCGTCGCCGCCGCGACCACGGTCGGCGACAAGGGCTTCTTCCGCACCGAGGCGCTGATTGCCGCCGGCGTCGACCTCGTCGTCGTCGACACCGCGCACGGCCATTCGCAATACGTGCTCGACGCGGTCAGCCGCATCAAGCGGCTGTCGAACGCGGTGCAGGTGGTGGCCGGCAATGTCGCCACCGCCGACGGCGCCAAGGCGCTGATCGATGCCGGCGCGGACGCGATCAAGGTCGGCATCGGACCGGGTTCGATCTGCACCACGCGCATCGTCGCCGGCGTCGGCGTGCCGCAGCTCACTGCGATCATGGATTGCGTCGAGGCGGCGCAGAAGACCGGCACGCCGGTGGTCGCCGACGGCGGCATCAAATATTCGGGCGATCTCGCCAAGGCGATTTCGGCCGGCGCCCATGTGGCGATGATCGGTTCGCTGCTCGCCGGCACCGACGAGACGCCCGGCGAGGTGTTCCTGTATCAGGGCCGCTCGTACAAAAGCTATCGCGGCATGGGCTCGGTCGGCGCGATGTCGCGCGGTTCGGCCGATCGCTACTTCCAGCAGGACATCAAGGACAGCCTCAAGCTGGTGCCGGAAGGCGTCGAAGGGCAGGTGGCGTACAAGGGTTCGGCCTCGACCGTGCTGCATCAGCTCGCCGGTGGCCTGCGCGCCGCCATGGGCTATGTCGGCGCCAAGACCATCGCCGCCATGCACGAGAAGGCCGAGTTCGTGCGCATCACCGGCGCCGGTCTGCGCGAGAGCCACGTGCACGACGTGACCATCACCCGCGAGAGCCCGAACTATCCGGGCGGGGTGTAG
- a CDS encoding DHA2 family efflux MFS transporter permease subunit, whose product MRRDRIVPLIIAVALFMENMDSTVIATSLPAIATDIGTNPLALKLAVTSYLLSLAVFIPASGWTADRFGARTVFSAAIAVFMIGSIGCALSSSLTDFVIARIVQGMGGAMMTPVGRMVLVRTIDRRELIGAMAWVSTPALIGPVLGPPIGGFITTYASWHWIFLINIPMGVLGIVLALRFIPDVRADERERFDLVGMVLAGLGIAGVAFGLSVLGLNFLPLWIVVALVVGGACFIVAYLAHARRIANPVLDLTLFRLPTFFSSVVGGFIFRLGLGALPFLLPLMLQIGFGMTPFQSGLVTFATALGAFGMKWATTWILRAYGFRNVMTINAVVSAVFLGVCAFFTAETPIWVMLLLLFVGGFFRSLQFTSINTLAYAEVDPQRAGRATSLVSVAQQLAISSGVAVGAMAVEFTLHLRGGTTFDAADFPPAFLAVAVVSGLSVFFFARLAPDAGAEMSARPSLVAAEPQEKRAS is encoded by the coding sequence ATGCGCCGTGACCGTATCGTACCGCTGATCATCGCGGTCGCCCTGTTCATGGAGAACATGGACTCGACCGTGATCGCCACGTCGCTCCCGGCGATCGCGACCGATATCGGAACCAATCCGCTGGCGCTGAAGCTGGCCGTCACCTCCTACCTGCTTTCGCTCGCGGTCTTCATCCCGGCGAGCGGCTGGACCGCCGACCGCTTCGGCGCCCGCACCGTGTTCAGCGCCGCCATCGCCGTCTTCATGATCGGCTCGATCGGCTGCGCCTTGTCGTCCAGCCTCACCGACTTCGTCATCGCCCGCATCGTGCAGGGCATGGGCGGCGCCATGATGACGCCGGTCGGACGCATGGTGCTGGTCCGCACCATCGACCGCCGCGAGCTGATCGGCGCGATGGCCTGGGTGTCGACGCCGGCGCTGATCGGCCCGGTGCTGGGCCCGCCGATCGGCGGCTTCATCACCACCTATGCGAGCTGGCACTGGATCTTCCTGATCAACATCCCGATGGGCGTGCTCGGGATCGTCCTCGCCTTGCGCTTTATCCCCGACGTGAGGGCCGATGAGCGCGAGCGCTTCGACCTCGTCGGCATGGTGCTCGCCGGCCTCGGCATCGCCGGCGTCGCCTTCGGCCTGTCGGTGCTCGGCCTGAACTTCCTGCCGTTGTGGATCGTCGTGGCGCTGGTCGTCGGCGGCGCCTGCTTCATCGTCGCCTATCTCGCGCATGCGCGGCGCATCGCCAATCCGGTGCTCGATCTGACGCTGTTCAGGCTGCCGACCTTTTTCTCCAGCGTCGTCGGCGGCTTCATCTTCCGCCTGGGCTTGGGCGCGCTGCCGTTCCTGCTGCCGCTGATGCTGCAGATCGGCTTCGGCATGACGCCGTTCCAATCCGGTCTCGTCACCTTCGCGACCGCGCTCGGCGCCTTCGGCATGAAGTGGGCGACGACCTGGATCCTGCGCGCCTACGGCTTCCGCAACGTGATGACCATCAACGCGGTGGTGAGCGCCGTCTTCCTCGGCGTCTGCGCCTTCTTCACCGCAGAGACGCCGATCTGGGTGATGCTGCTGTTGCTGTTCGTCGGCGGCTTCTTCCGCTCGCTGCAGTTCACCAGCATCAACACCCTCGCTTACGCCGAGGTCGACCCGCAGCGCGCCGGCCGCGCCACGTCGCTGGTCAGCGTCGCGCAACAGCTGGCCATCTCGTCGGGCGTCGCCGTCGGCGCGATGGCGGTCGAGTTCACCCTGCATCTGCGCGGCGGCACCACCTTCGACGCCGCCGACTTCCCGCCCGCCTTCCTCGCGGTCGCGGTCGTTTCCGGTCTGTCGGTGTTCTTCTTTGCCCGGCTCGCGCCCGATGCCGGCGCCGAAATGTCGGCCCGGCCCAGCCTCGTCGCCGCCGAACCGCAGGAAAAGCGCGCGAGCTAG